A portion of the Juglans microcarpa x Juglans regia isolate MS1-56 chromosome 1D, Jm3101_v1.0, whole genome shotgun sequence genome contains these proteins:
- the LOC121266230 gene encoding FCS-Like Zinc finger 8, with product MLRKRSRATSSKQASMADSSPLPSPTGKYRQPTSSLFICPRLFTNLSPKSLSETEAVMSPTSILDSKPFSGLRNPFWSETNTPRNPEPETKRHWDNLNSKAIGLAIVDALNEERFDSKLSKPESRMVLFGSHLKIQIPHPPNSVLSPAESPKSPADFGIKTRNSQLDSSSSGFSQSPAKKSIFGSGNSGIETPNSSRVFAGCLSASDMELSEDYTCVISHGPNPRTTHIFEDCIVESCCAEVAFSSFGKEDGFLADQSSSYPSESFLSFCYSCKKNLDQGKDIYMYRGEKAFCSRECRHQQMVLEEGMDKLGPNDDGTCS from the exons ATGCTGAGGAAGAGGTCAAGAGCAACAAGCAGCAAGCAGGCTTCAATGGCAGACTCTAGTCCCCTCCCATCCCCCACAGGCAAATACAGACAACCCACTTCGTCTCTCTTCATTTGCCCAAGGTTGTTCACTAATCTCTCTCCAAAATCGTTGTCTGAAACCGAGGCCGTGATGAGCCCCACTTCCATACTCGATAGCAAGCCATTCTCTGGTCTCAGAAACCCCTTTTGGTCCGAAACAAACACCCCCAGAAACCCAGAACCCGAAACAAAACGCCACTGGGACAATTTGAACTCCAAAGCCATTGGTCTAGCTATTGTGGATGCTCTCAATGAAGAAAGATTTGACTCCAAACTATCCAAACCTGAAAGCCGAATGGTTCTCTTTGGTTCCCACCTTAAGATTCAGATCCCTCATCCTCCAAATTCGGTTCTTTCACCTGCTGAATCGCCCAAATCTCCCGCCGATTTTGGCATCAAGACGAGGAATTCTCAACtggattcatcttcttccggCTTTTCTCAGTCACCGGCGAAGAAATCCATATTCGGTTCTGGGAATTCAGGTATAGAGACTCCAAATTCTTCCCGGGTTTTCGCGGGATGTCTTTCTGCAAGTGATATGGAGCTCTCAGAGGACTATACTTGTGTGATATCCCATGGGCCTAACCCCAGAACCACCCATATTTTTGAGGATTGCATTGTTGAGAGCTGCTGTGCTGAGGTTGCGTTCTCTAGTTTCGGAAAAGAAGATGGGTTTTTAGCTGACCAGTCGTCCAGCTATCCGTCTGAAAGTTTTCTCAGTTTCTGTTACTCTTGCAAGAAGAATCTTGATCAGGGAAAAGACATTTACATGTACAG AGGTGAGAAAGCTTTCTGCAGCAGGGAGTGCCGCCACCAGCAGATGGTTTTGGAGGAGGGAATGGATAAATTGGGACCCAATGATGATGGGACCTGTTCCTGA